The Oceanicaulis sp. nucleotide sequence AGGCGACGATATCAGGCTCCCCGCAGCGGCCGGGACCGGTGGCGGCGTAGTCTTCAAGATCGTTCAGCCCGGCGAGCGAAATCACCGCGCGGGGCGTGAACGGATCCTCGCTCGCGCCCGGCGCGCCCTCGGGCAGGTTGGGCCTCGCCGCAGCCCAGAGCGCGAGATGCCCGCCGGCGGAATGGCCGATCGCGACCGCGCGCCCTGCGTCGATCGGGTGCGCCGCGGCGAGATCGCGCACCGTGTCCATACCCGCAGCCAGGCTCGCGAACGTGCCCGGATACGCCCCGTCCGCATGGCCGACGCGCGGATAGGTGAGGTTCCACACCGCATAGCCGCGGCGTTTGAGGTCGGCGGCCAGCTGATCCTGCAGGATGGTGCCCGGGATCTCCGCCCGCCAGCACCCGCCATGGATCATGACCACCAGCGGATGCGGGCCGTCTCCATGCCGGGCCGCGTCAGGCAGCCACAGCTCGCCGTAATCGTTATCGCCAGGCCCGTAAGCGATGCGCGCGTCAGCCGCCTCACGCGGCCTGTCCAGAAGCTGCCGCCATGTGATCGGCCGCTCCGCCGCGTAGGGATCGGCCGCGACCTCCACCGCCGGGCTGGCGCAGGCGGCGAGGAGGAGCGGCAGGGCGAGAAGGAGAGGGCGCATGGGGGCTCGCGGGTTCGGGCGGGTAGGCGCGCACCATAGCAACATATCTCGCTTTCCGGACAAGCGGCGGAGCCGCGCCGGGAGCGCGCATCGTTCGAAGGTTCGTGTCAGCGCTTCCCCACTTCGTCATTGCCGCGAAAGCGGGAACCCGGGGAGCATCGAGCATCCGTGCCGCCGGACTGGGTCCCCGCTTTCGCGGGGATGACGAGAGGGAGGGGCTGGCCGGTTAAGGCGCAGCCCCCACGAAGCTCGCCACGACCTTCTTGGTGCCCGCCTTGTCGAAGGCGACGGTGAGCTTGGCGCCGTCGGTGATCTTCACCGTGCCGTAGCCGAATTTCTGGTGGAAGACGCGGTCGCCGGGCCGCCATTTCGAATTGCCGCCCACCGAACTGGCGTCGCCGCTCTCGATGAGCTGGGCCTTGCCCTCTATGACGCCGGGATCGGCGCGGCGGCCTGCGGCCTTGCTGGCCTGGAACCGCTTCCAGCCGGGGCTTTCATAGCTCGACCGGAAGGGGTCGGAAGGTTCGGACACGCCTTCGAAACCCGGGCCGGCGTCGTAATAGCCGGTCTCTGACTTCGCTTCGCAGCAATCGGGCGGAAGCTCGTCGATGAAGCGGCTGGGGATCACGCTCTGCCAGCGGCCGTAGATC carries:
- a CDS encoding alpha/beta hydrolase, with the protein product MRPLLLALPLLLAACASPAVEVAADPYAAERPITWRQLLDRPREAADARIAYGPGDNDYGELWLPDAARHGDGPHPLVVMIHGGCWRAEIPGTILQDQLAADLKRRGYAVWNLTYPRVGHADGAYPGTFASLAAGMDTVRDLAAAHPIDAGRAVAIGHSAGGHLALWAAARPNLPEGAPGASEDPFTPRAVISLAGLNDLEDYAATGPGRCGEPDIVASLVGERENPYADTSPARLLPLGVPQVLIAGGLDPIVPVDLVGRYADIAIAAGDEVTFIAPEDAGHFELIDPTAPAWAVILAEIDAALD